In Thermospira aquatica, the following proteins share a genomic window:
- the trpS gene encoding tryptophan--tRNA ligase, producing MRILSGIQPTGYLHYGNYFGAVRNWVRLQNDPANETFYFIADLHALTSNQAGYKSEVQVYIENMVVDLLASGIDPDNSVLFLQSDVPEHSELFVILSMLSPVSWLERNPTYKEKMEEIKGKDLDNLGFLGYPVLQTADIALYEATHVPVGKDQIPHLEISREIIRRFNTTYETEALIEPQPLLSEVPKLNGLDGRKMSKSYNNAIYLIDDPDTVRKKIMSMVTDVKRPKKSDPGHPDECLLFPYYAVFCQDQERIEDVRRRCMAAELGCVEDKKQMAELIIDYFADFHRKRQEILAKKNMVFDVLAEGAKKARAVARQTMEKVRQAMGMDTLRRYS from the coding sequence ATGCGTATCCTGAGTGGAATTCAACCAACAGGTTATCTCCATTATGGAAACTATTTTGGAGCCGTAAGAAACTGGGTACGACTTCAGAATGATCCGGCCAATGAAACGTTTTATTTTATTGCCGATCTTCATGCGCTCACCTCAAATCAGGCAGGGTACAAATCTGAGGTTCAGGTTTATATTGAGAATATGGTAGTGGATCTTCTGGCTTCGGGTATTGATCCTGATAACTCTGTACTCTTTCTTCAGTCGGATGTTCCTGAGCACAGTGAGTTGTTCGTGATCCTTTCGATGCTGAGTCCTGTTTCCTGGCTTGAACGAAATCCAACCTACAAGGAAAAAATGGAGGAGATCAAGGGAAAGGATCTGGATAACCTCGGTTTTTTGGGGTATCCGGTTCTTCAAACAGCAGACATTGCTCTCTATGAGGCTACTCATGTGCCTGTAGGAAAGGATCAGATTCCCCACCTGGAGATTAGCCGTGAGATTATACGTCGTTTCAATACTACGTATGAGACGGAGGCACTGATAGAACCTCAACCACTCTTGTCTGAGGTTCCCAAGCTTAACGGACTTGATGGACGAAAGATGTCCAAGTCTTACAATAATGCTATCTACCTCATTGATGATCCGGATACGGTACGTAAAAAGATTATGTCTATGGTTACTGATGTGAAACGTCCAAAGAAAAGCGATCCGGGGCATCCTGATGAATGTTTGCTGTTTCCTTATTATGCGGTTTTTTGTCAGGATCAGGAGCGTATTGAAGATGTGCGCAGGCGTTGTATGGCGGCAGAGCTTGGTTGTGTGGAAGATAAGAAGCAAATGGCAGAATTGATCATTGATTATTTTGCTGATTTCCACAGAAAACGTCAGGAGATCCTGGCAAAGAAAAATATGGTTTTTGATGTTTTGGCAGAAGGGGCTAAAAAGGCTCGAGCTGTGGCTCGTCAAACCATGGAAAAGGTTCGCCAGGCCATGGGCATGGATACACTTCGTCGCTACAGTTAG
- a CDS encoding YifB family Mg chelatase-like AAA ATPase — protein MIVRVQSMSLLGLDAIPIDIEVDIQPKVKEFEIVGMAGQAVKESVRRIEVAIQNSGFHFPGQRIIVNLAPAGIKKMGTLFDLPIALAILSREDVPDDLSSLMVVGELALDGRLRPIPGALPIAWRAREMGFKKILCPAHNVSEMLAVEQIEIIGVETLTEAYAYISKGIRPSSRSRSPSPGSLNRVETDMSHIKGQKLAKRALEIAAAGGHHILMVGPPGTGKTMLARALGGILPPMSYEEAVETSMVYSVAGLLDDKCPIIESRPFRAPHHTASDVSITGGGNRWIKPGEVSLAHHGVLFLDELPLFRSNVLQALRQPMEEKRITVCRAEGSVVFPANFMLVAAMNPSRTHSDIDTWEPREMQQILQRLSGPFLDRIDLQIQVSRPPLQEIQRKTFEESSETIRQRVTEARNIQRKRFQNLGIYHNAQMHHIHIEEFCSLSPATERFLAMVAEKFMLSVRVYDRILKVARTIADLEAKPAIEEKHVAEALQYRVLDRLWVLS, from the coding sequence ATGATTGTTCGGGTACAGAGTATGTCGCTTCTTGGGTTAGATGCCATCCCCATTGATATTGAGGTGGATATTCAGCCCAAGGTAAAGGAATTTGAAATCGTAGGAATGGCCGGACAGGCAGTAAAAGAGTCAGTAAGGCGTATTGAAGTCGCGATCCAGAACTCAGGATTTCACTTTCCAGGGCAAAGGATTATCGTAAACCTTGCGCCAGCTGGAATAAAAAAGATGGGCACCCTTTTTGACTTGCCGATTGCTCTGGCCATTCTCTCCCGGGAAGACGTTCCTGATGATCTGAGTTCCCTCATGGTTGTAGGGGAACTTGCATTAGACGGAAGACTTCGACCTATACCCGGGGCGCTTCCCATTGCCTGGAGAGCCAGGGAAATGGGCTTTAAAAAGATCCTCTGTCCGGCACACAATGTCTCAGAAATGCTCGCGGTAGAGCAGATTGAGATCATCGGTGTGGAAACCCTTACCGAGGCGTATGCGTACATAAGTAAGGGTATTCGTCCCTCCTCCCGATCAAGAAGCCCCTCTCCCGGCTCTTTAAACCGCGTGGAAACGGACATGTCTCATATCAAAGGACAGAAGCTTGCCAAAAGGGCTCTTGAGATTGCCGCCGCCGGGGGGCACCATATCCTCATGGTGGGTCCCCCCGGAACAGGAAAAACAATGCTTGCGAGAGCCCTGGGCGGAATTCTTCCCCCCATGAGCTACGAGGAGGCAGTAGAAACCAGCATGGTGTATAGTGTGGCCGGGCTTCTTGATGATAAATGCCCGATTATTGAAAGTCGGCCCTTTCGTGCACCTCACCATACCGCTTCGGATGTCTCCATTACCGGCGGCGGGAATCGCTGGATTAAGCCGGGAGAGGTGAGTCTTGCTCACCATGGGGTGTTATTTCTGGATGAACTTCCCCTCTTTCGGTCAAATGTGCTTCAAGCCCTGCGGCAACCGATGGAGGAGAAGCGTATTACCGTTTGCCGAGCAGAAGGGTCAGTTGTTTTCCCCGCAAATTTCATGCTTGTGGCAGCGATGAACCCTTCTCGCACTCATAGTGACATCGATACCTGGGAACCAAGGGAAATGCAGCAAATTCTCCAGAGGCTTTCAGGTCCATTTCTCGACCGTATCGATCTCCAGATTCAAGTTTCAAGGCCACCTCTCCAGGAGATCCAGCGAAAGACATTTGAAGAATCTTCAGAAACGATACGACAGAGGGTCACTGAGGCACGCAATATCCAGAGAAAGCGTTTTCAGAATCTCGGTATATACCACAACGCTCAAATGCACCATATCCATATCGAGGAGTTTTGTTCTCTTTCTCCTGCAACGGAAAGGTTTCTCGCGATGGTAGCGGAAAAGTTTATGCTCAGTGTCCGTGTCTATGACCGTATACTCAAGGTAGCCAGAACGATTGCTGACCTTGAAGCCAAACCTGCCATCGAAGAAAAGCATGTAGCCGAAGCTCTTCAGTATCGTGTTCTTGACAGACTCTGGGTGTTATCATGA
- a CDS encoding segregation and condensation protein A yields MIGIIHRGYTLHLANFEGPLDLLLELIQENKLPISEVSLSAVTDQYLTYLRTMQIFNIDVASEFFVVAATLVYIKTRQLLPRMSTEEDEEMLSESELLERLKEYKQFRALARQLEKLAERGDVYYFRGYIPDPIEGKTHKVQVEKTLYVGDLLQCLYRYKGAFIRKPIPIKRREVRVEEKMEKIMEKVQREKMIRFSQIAMEEQSKIDKVASFLGGIELSFRQKVLLKQARVFTDIYIHLRETQGAAV; encoded by the coding sequence GTGATAGGCATTATTCACCGTGGATACACACTCCATCTTGCCAATTTTGAGGGACCTCTTGATCTTTTACTGGAACTCATTCAGGAAAATAAACTCCCCATCAGTGAGGTTTCTCTTTCCGCTGTGACCGATCAGTACCTGACCTATTTGCGAACAATGCAGATATTCAATATTGATGTTGCCTCGGAATTTTTTGTCGTAGCAGCGACCCTCGTTTATATCAAGACCCGCCAACTTTTGCCCAGGATGTCCACGGAAGAAGACGAAGAGATGCTTTCAGAGTCGGAACTCCTGGAGCGATTGAAAGAGTATAAACAATTCCGGGCGTTGGCTCGTCAGCTTGAAAAACTTGCAGAAAGAGGGGATGTTTATTATTTTCGGGGGTATATTCCTGATCCGATTGAAGGGAAAACTCATAAGGTTCAGGTAGAGAAAACCCTGTATGTTGGAGATCTTCTCCAGTGCCTTTATCGATACAAGGGGGCGTTTATTCGAAAGCCTATTCCTATCAAGCGTCGAGAGGTACGGGTAGAAGAAAAAATGGAAAAGATTATGGAAAAGGTGCAAAGAGAAAAGATGATTCGCTTTAGCCAGATTGCCATGGAAGAGCAGTCAAAGATTGATAAGGTGGCGAGTTTTCTTGGCGGCATTGAGCTCTCCTTTCGCCAGAAAGTGCTTTTAAAACAGGCCAGGGTGTTTACGGATATTTATATACATTTGCGTGAAACCCAGGGGGCGGCAGTATGA
- the rplM gene encoding 50S ribosomal protein L13, with protein sequence MKTFVLKSKDIKREWYLIDAAGQPVGRVAAKAAHILMGKHKPTYTPHLDNGDFVIIINAGKVMMTGRKPKTKVYYRYSGYVGGMKETTFQEMIRRNPVYPLQKAIKGMMRKNKLAKTMVKKLYLFPGAEHTLQNVKPTKVEL encoded by the coding sequence ATGAAGACCTTTGTGCTCAAATCTAAAGATATCAAGCGAGAATGGTATCTGATAGACGCTGCTGGCCAGCCGGTAGGTCGGGTAGCTGCAAAGGCTGCTCATATTTTGATGGGGAAACACAAACCTACGTATACTCCCCATCTGGACAATGGAGATTTTGTGATTATTATTAATGCTGGCAAGGTAATGATGACCGGGAGAAAGCCTAAAACAAAAGTCTATTATCGGTATTCTGGCTATGTGGGTGGCATGAAAGAAACAACCTTCCAGGAGATGATTCGTCGTAATCCTGTTTATCCTCTTCAGAAGGCTATCAAAGGCATGATGCGCAAGAACAAGCTTGCCAAGACAATGGTAAAAAAGCTTTATCTGTTTCCTGGAGCTGAACATACTTTGCAGAATGTGAAGCCCACCAAGGTTGAGTTGTAA
- the scpB gene encoding SMC-Scp complex subunit ScpB → MIQSLFLNKTYSRQELYGLIEAILFVNGKAYDKKDLAALLECSVEDLEHLIEEMNANYKEAKRGLTIIPVAHGYQLVTSPLYHQEMKELFGKRSENKLSPSALEVLAIIAYKQPVSKDEIDRIRGVSSSRSLNLLLTLKLITVSGSSDDVFQNPLYVTTERFLELFRINSLDDLPALSQLEWKEMEGFDEEGFAETEENDEDISGEGENTEKETLF, encoded by the coding sequence ATGATACAATCGCTTTTTTTGAACAAGACGTATTCGAGACAGGAACTCTACGGGCTTATTGAGGCCATCCTGTTTGTAAACGGCAAGGCTTATGACAAAAAGGATCTGGCGGCTTTGCTGGAATGCAGTGTCGAAGACCTAGAACATCTGATTGAGGAGATGAACGCGAATTACAAAGAAGCGAAACGCGGGCTTACCATTATCCCGGTAGCTCATGGTTATCAGCTGGTTACGAGTCCTCTGTATCATCAAGAGATGAAAGAGCTCTTTGGAAAACGTAGTGAGAACAAGCTTTCTCCTTCGGCGTTGGAGGTGCTGGCTATTATTGCTTACAAACAACCTGTTTCCAAGGATGAGATTGATAGAATACGTGGCGTATCCTCTTCACGGAGTTTGAATCTGCTTCTTACACTTAAACTTATCACTGTTTCTGGATCAAGTGATGATGTTTTTCAAAATCCTTTGTATGTGACGACAGAGAGGTTTCTTGAGCTTTTTCGTATCAACAGTTTAGATGATCTGCCTGCTCTTTCACAGCTTGAATGGAAGGAGATGGAAGGGTTTGATGAGGAAGGTTTTGCTGAAACAGAAGAAAACGATGAGGATATTTCAGGTGAGGGAGAGAATACCGAGAAAGAAACACTTTTTTAA
- the pheA gene encoding prephenate dehydratase: MAERDIETLRKHINEIDEQLVKLLDERAELVKEIGEYKKSQNIPVYHPEREQEVRERVLSISKGIFPQKALMQVFTEIMSAARSLEETIRIAYLGPEGTHTEQAVIRHFGSSVELQSFQTIPDVFREVENAKTHFGVVPIENSLEGTVNITLDEFVDSPLQIVGETYLSIHHCLLANVGNLAEIKRVYSHPQAFAQCRLWLETHLPNVEKIETSSTAKAASMVPWDKFSAAIAAPLAAEKYGLRILEANIEDNPENYTRFWVIGQPGTPIQNPNKTTILISVKDRPGALLKLLSPFQVYDINLSKIESRPSKRRPWDYLFFIDIDAGLQQKGLAKALEKVKEDAVFVKVLGSYIKGTL, translated from the coding sequence ATGGCAGAAAGAGATATAGAAACGCTACGTAAGCATATCAATGAGATTGACGAGCAGCTGGTGAAACTTTTGGACGAAAGAGCAGAGCTTGTCAAAGAGATAGGAGAATACAAGAAGAGCCAGAATATCCCTGTCTATCATCCAGAGAGAGAACAGGAGGTGCGAGAAAGAGTACTTTCTATTTCTAAAGGCATTTTTCCGCAAAAAGCTCTTATGCAGGTGTTTACCGAGATTATGTCTGCGGCACGTTCTCTGGAGGAAACGATTCGTATTGCGTATCTCGGTCCTGAGGGCACACATACTGAACAGGCTGTTATACGGCATTTTGGTTCTTCGGTAGAATTACAATCTTTTCAGACGATTCCGGATGTGTTTCGTGAAGTGGAAAATGCCAAAACCCATTTTGGTGTGGTGCCTATAGAGAACTCTCTCGAGGGAACGGTGAATATTACTCTGGATGAGTTTGTTGATTCTCCTTTGCAGATTGTTGGGGAAACGTATCTTTCTATTCATCATTGTCTTTTGGCAAATGTTGGGAATCTTGCTGAGATAAAGCGAGTGTATTCTCATCCCCAGGCTTTTGCCCAGTGTCGGCTCTGGCTTGAAACCCATCTTCCGAATGTGGAAAAAATTGAGACCTCGAGTACAGCGAAAGCGGCAAGTATGGTCCCCTGGGATAAGTTTTCCGCAGCGATTGCAGCACCTTTGGCTGCGGAAAAGTATGGTCTTCGTATCCTGGAAGCGAATATTGAGGATAACCCGGAAAATTATACACGTTTCTGGGTGATAGGTCAACCTGGCACTCCTATCCAGAATCCGAATAAGACGACGATACTTATTTCAGTGAAGGATAGACCAGGGGCTTTGCTTAAACTGCTTTCGCCTTTTCAGGTATATGACATCAATCTTTCAAAGATTGAGTCGCGTCCTTCAAAGAGACGTCCCTGGGATTATCTTTTCTTTATCGATATTGATGCAGGGCTTCAGCAGAAAGGCCTTGCCAAGGCGCTCGAAAAGGTGAAAGAGGATGCGGTTTTTGTGAAGGTTTTGGGGTCTTACATCAAAGGAACCCTTTGA
- a CDS encoding flagellar basal body-associated FliL family protein → MGENEDINLTDEPETPEEAAVEARGFSLGKLIEWILSNMITVVVAVVLSVVVSFFIMNSIISKKSEDVYKTVKITPKPAPLAIFMLDDFRINTADIDEPRFVRVKINLAYNQGNKQIQNELVERKVQIRDVVLRILNRKEKRDIDTVEGKERLKEEIKKEINNILINGEIEDVYFDEFVIS, encoded by the coding sequence ATGGGCGAAAACGAAGATATCAACCTCACTGATGAGCCGGAGACACCGGAAGAGGCGGCGGTTGAAGCGCGAGGTTTTTCGCTAGGGAAGCTTATAGAGTGGATCCTGTCAAATATGATTACCGTGGTGGTAGCGGTGGTTCTTTCTGTGGTGGTTTCTTTTTTCATCATGAATTCGATTATTTCAAAGAAAAGTGAGGACGTGTACAAAACGGTAAAGATTACCCCAAAACCTGCTCCTCTTGCTATCTTTATGCTTGATGACTTTCGCATCAATACGGCGGATATTGATGAACCTCGATTCGTTCGTGTCAAGATCAACCTGGCGTATAATCAGGGTAATAAACAGATCCAGAATGAGCTGGTCGAACGCAAGGTTCAGATTCGTGATGTGGTGCTCCGGATCTTAAATCGCAAAGAGAAGCGCGATATTGATACGGTCGAAGGCAAGGAACGTCTCAAAGAGGAGATTAAAAAGGAGATAAATAACATTCTCATCAATGGAGAGATTGAGGATGTATATTTTGATGAGTTTGTGATCTCGTAA
- the fliM gene encoding flagellar motor switch protein FliM gives MTEILSQDEIDALLTAVSSGESVPADIGGIGGGGVATSSASTPVKRDKKRLKVYDFRRPDKFSKDQIRTLQMMHETFARLTTTSLSAQLRTLVHVHVVSVDQLTYEEFTRSIPSPTTMGIVNMDPLKGNAVIELDPSITFAIIDRLFGGKGESLKTNRELTDIELSVIEGILVRVLGNLRESWANVIDLRPRLGNIETNPQFAQVVPPNSMVVLTTFDTKVGDVEGMMNFCIPYITIEPIISKLSAQYWYSSIRKGISTENLSLLKEQLGEVEVEVIAKLGATELKFGEIAAIREGDIIRLDETIKQDAEVIIGSGPKFLGKPGVSGNRRAIQIREVLTTITEEVLQDILLGSED, from the coding sequence ATGACAGAGATTCTATCTCAAGATGAAATTGACGCACTTTTGACAGCTGTATCCAGTGGTGAGTCTGTACCGGCGGATATAGGAGGAATAGGTGGTGGGGGTGTTGCGACATCTTCTGCATCAACCCCTGTGAAGCGTGATAAAAAGCGCTTGAAGGTTTACGATTTCCGTCGACCTGATAAATTCTCCAAGGATCAGATCCGTACCCTGCAGATGATGCACGAAACCTTTGCGCGTCTCACGACCACCTCTCTTTCGGCGCAGTTGCGTACGCTGGTTCATGTTCATGTGGTTTCCGTGGATCAGCTGACGTACGAAGAATTTACCCGTTCTATTCCCTCTCCCACGACCATGGGTATTGTCAATATGGATCCCCTGAAAGGGAATGCCGTGATTGAGCTTGATCCAAGTATTACCTTTGCTATTATCGATCGTCTGTTTGGAGGTAAGGGCGAGTCTCTCAAAACCAATCGAGAACTTACCGATATTGAACTGTCAGTTATCGAAGGAATCCTGGTTCGTGTGCTGGGAAACCTCCGTGAATCCTGGGCGAATGTGATTGATTTGAGACCACGACTTGGAAACATTGAAACCAACCCGCAGTTTGCCCAGGTTGTTCCTCCGAATAGCATGGTGGTGCTCACGACTTTTGATACCAAAGTCGGAGACGTTGAGGGAATGATGAATTTTTGTATCCCTTATATCACTATAGAGCCTATTATTTCCAAGCTCTCTGCTCAGTACTGGTATTCAAGTATCCGAAAGGGTATCTCTACGGAAAACCTTTCCCTTCTAAAGGAACAACTTGGAGAAGTCGAGGTTGAGGTTATCGCAAAACTTGGTGCGACGGAGCTGAAATTTGGAGAGATTGCTGCTATTCGCGAGGGTGATATCATACGACTGGATGAGACCATTAAGCAGGATGCAGAGGTGATTATTGGATCTGGACCAAAATTCTTAGGAAAACCTGGTGTTTCCGGAAACAGAAGGGCTATCCAGATTCGAGAGGTTCTGACTACTATTACCGAAGAAGTGTTGCAGGATATTTTGCTGGGGAGTGAGGATTAA
- a CDS encoding lysophospholipid acyltransferase family protein codes for MRRLLGFLHLVLANLLAYLFALPFTVLLTPIAFVIALFGGKRLLLFITRFWAYLLFMITLRPVKVVGRELVDFSRPYLILMNHASMFDIPLLYRIFPGKIQWISKETIFSIPLWGKIMRELGCISMEREKLKSAKSSLEQAVRADAQASIAMFPEGTRTPTGELQRFKRGFVYILRNTEYDVLPITFRGLFRFCPKHRFAVDPRCPIEVIFHKPLKREELVGKTDEEIVAYVRSVIETDLKESSCSH; via the coding sequence ATGAGAAGGTTATTGGGTTTTCTCCATCTTGTTTTGGCCAATTTGCTGGCATATCTTTTTGCTTTGCCCTTTACGGTTTTGCTGACACCTATTGCATTTGTGATTGCCCTTTTTGGTGGGAAACGGTTGCTTTTGTTCATTACCCGTTTCTGGGCATACCTGCTTTTTATGATCACTCTTCGCCCTGTCAAGGTTGTTGGGAGAGAGCTTGTTGATTTTTCTCGTCCTTATCTTATCCTCATGAATCATGCAAGTATGTTTGATATCCCCCTGTTGTACAGGATTTTTCCCGGAAAAATCCAGTGGATATCCAAGGAGACGATTTTCTCTATTCCTTTATGGGGGAAAATCATGCGAGAGCTAGGATGTATTTCCATGGAGCGGGAAAAACTCAAGTCTGCAAAATCCTCACTGGAACAGGCAGTAAGAGCGGATGCTCAGGCCTCTATTGCGATGTTTCCCGAGGGAACACGAACTCCTACAGGGGAACTTCAGCGTTTCAAGAGGGGATTTGTTTATATTCTTCGAAATACAGAGTATGATGTACTTCCCATCACCTTTCGAGGGCTTTTCCGTTTTTGTCCGAAACATCGTTTTGCGGTGGATCCCCGTTGTCCTATCGAAGTGATCTTTCATAAGCCGCTGAAACGGGAGGAACTCGTGGGAAAAACTGATGAAGAGATTGTGGCTTATGTGCGTTCTGTCATTGAAACCGATCTCAAGGAGTCTTCATGCTCCCATTAA